From a region of the Lactuca sativa cultivar Salinas chromosome 4, Lsat_Salinas_v11, whole genome shotgun sequence genome:
- the LOC111892396 gene encoding putative PAP-specific phosphatase, mitochondrial: MDLLHCSRLQNPITKLLQPHTRFTVHSTSSSLCLRRFSVRSSLPSPAQNAKYNRELSAAVDAVERACRLCVDVKRSLFTSDGRILEKNDKTPVTIADFGVQALISLELGKLFPSIPLVAEEDSAFLRSNNLVDSVVNVVIDKSSSKDKELTEADVLEAIDRGGTFGPNPATYWILDPIDGTRGFLKGNEALYVVGLALVVEGQIVLGVMGCPNWKDNKSDNDKNTLGSGMIMVAHIGCGTWSKELSGVALNWYRCLVDGTNLVHKGRFCISESQTWDSLPLSSSFGSSINVENVGDNEVLLLPTCCGSLCKYLMVASGRASVFIQRARAERVIKVWDHAVGVICVQEAGGKVTDWNGDELDLAEDEVERKALFPPGGILVSNSSLHEEILEIIASNSAIIS; this comes from the exons ATGGATCTCCTTCATTGCTCAAGGCTGCAAAACCCTATTACTAAATTACTACAACCTCACACTCGATTCACTGTACACTCAACTTCATCGTCATTGTGTCTCCGGCGATTCAGCGTGAG ATCGAGTCTTCCTTCCCCGGCTCAGAATGCCAAGTATAACAGAGAGCTAAGTGCTGCTGTGGATGCGGTTGAGCGGGCTTGCCGTCTCTGTGTTGAC GTGAAGCGATCTTTATTCACAAGTGATGGAAGGATTCTTGAAAAAAATGACAAAACACCTGTCACCATTGCAGATTTTGGAGTTCAAGCTCTAATTAGCTTGG AGCTCGGGAAGCTATTTCCTTCCATTCCATTGGTAGCTGAAGAAGATTCAGCATTCTTACGTTCAAATAATCTTGTAGACTCAGTTGTAAATGTGGTTATTGATAAATCAAGCTCCAAAGATAAAGAATTAACTGAAGCTGATGTACTTGAAGCTATTGATAGAGGAGGAACATTTGGACCTAATCCAGCCACATATTGG ATTCTGGATCCTATAGATGGCACACGTGGATTTCTCAAGGGTAATGAAGCCTTATATGTG GTAGGTTTAGCACTTGTGGTTGAAGGACAGATTGTTTTAGGAGTTATGGGATGCCCTAACTGGAAGGACAATAAATCAgacaatgacaaaaatacccttggGTCAGGAATGATTATGGTTGCACATATTGGCTGTGGAACATGGTCAAAGGAACTATCTGGGGTAGCTCTTAACTGGTACAGATGCTTAGTTGATGGCACTAATTTAGTTCATAAAGGACGCTTTTGCATTTCAGAAAGCCAAACATGGGATTCATTGCCATTATCATCTTCATTTGGTTCATCAATCAATGTGGAAAATGTTGGAGATAATGAAGTTCTTCTCTTGCCTACGTGTTGTGGAAG TTTATGCAAGTATTTGATGGTAGCTTCTGGGAGGGCATCTGTTTTTATTCAACGTGCAAGGGCTGAAAGAGTGATCAAG GTTTGGGATCATGCTGTTGGAGTGATATGTGTGCAAGAAGCAGGAGGAAAG GTTACAGATTGGAATGGAGATGAACTTGATCTTGCTGAAGATGAAGTTGAGAGGAAAGCGCTGTTTCCGCCAGGTGGCATTCTTGTGTCGAATAGCAGCTTACATGAAGAGATACTTGAGATCATTGCATCCAATTCAGCAATTATTTCATGA